From the Salipiger sp. CCB-MM3 genome, the window TATCGCGATGATATCCTTGATGAAACGCGTGAGGTTGGCGCGTATCTGCGGGTCAATGAGGTGGCCCGGCTGGATGATGTGAACATTCTGACGCTGCGCGGCGGTGTGATGCGTGAGGTCGCGGAGGTGACAGCCTTGCGGCGCGCAGAGGCGTGAGCCTACGCGGCAACGGCCTTTCGGGCGGCTACGGTCTGCGTCCGTCAGCAGTCCAATCGGTAGAAGTCCAAGCGTTAGAGCATGTGCGCCGCGCGGCGTCACCGGCTACTGCGGATAAGTGGCCGGAGACACGATCAGAGAATGGACATCAGGATCAACGTGCCGCCGGCGCCGGTCAGGAGTCCGGCGATCCCCCAGCCGAGGCGCCGGGTCCATTTCGACTCAAGCTCGTCGGCAAGCCCTTGCGTCTGGCGGACCAGCGCATCTTCGACCAAACCGGGCAGACGGGGGCCGAAACGGGCCATGACGCGCGCGGTCTTGGCAAAATCGCGCAGTGCTGCGCGCGGGCCGATCGAGGTCTTGATGTATTGCTCGACCACCGGGCGGGCGACGCTCCAGATGTTCATATGCGGGTTCAGCGAGCGGGCCACGCCCTCGACCACCACCATGGTGCGCTGCAGCAGGATCAGCTCGGTGCGGGTTTCCATGCCGAAACGCTCGGTGACCTCAAAGAGGTAGTTGAGCAGCCGGCCCATGGAAATGCGCGTCGAATCCATGCCGAAGATCGGCTCGCCCACCGCGCGCAGGGCGCGCGCAAACTCATCGACGTCGCGGTCGGCGGGCACATAGCCCGCCTCGAAGTGCACCTCGGCCACGCGCCGGTAATCGCGGCGAATGAACCCATAGAGAATCTCGGCGTAAACCCGGCGGGTGTATTCGTCGATATGCCCCATGATGCCGAAGTCATAGCCGATGATGTCGCCATTGGGCGCCACCTTCAGGTTGCCCTGATGCATATCGGCGTGGAAAAATCCGTCGCGCAGCGCGTGGTTGAGGAAGAGCTGCAGCACCCGTTCGCTCAGCGCGACGCGGTCATGCCCGGCGGCGTCGATCGCGGCATTGTCGCCAAGCGGCACGCCCTCGGCCCAGCTCATGGTCATCACGCGGCGGCCCGACAAGCCCCAGATCACTTCGGGCAGCTGAAAGCCCTCGTCATCCACAGTGTTTGCGGCGAATTCGCTGGCAGAGGCGCTTTCGAGCCGCAGGTCCAGCTCGCCGTT encodes:
- the ubiB gene encoding 2-polyprenylphenol 6-hydroxylase; protein product: MKGPHNIWRLVRTGATFERTGAMSVVLDALDAPPMLRAASRIIAKPFKWLGYEGDPAMPPVTRALSALGPAYIKFGQVLSTRPDVVGEDLANQLRVLQDKLPPFPTEAAKTQIEAELGVSVSEVFSEFSPPVAAASIAQVHKARLTETGETVAVKVLRPGIERAFRKDIDAFWLAADAINFLSPASRRLRPRDVIAHFEGVVNGELDLRLESASASEFAANTVDDEGFQLPEVIWGLSGRRVMTMSWAEGVPLGDNAAIDAAGHDRVALSERVLQLFLNHALRDGFFHADMHQGNLKVAPNGDIIGYDFGIMGHIDEYTRRVYAEILYGFIRRDYRRVAEVHFEAGYVPADRDVDEFARALRAVGEPIFGMDSTRISMGRLLNYLFEVTERFGMETRTELILLQRTMVVVEGVARSLNPHMNIWSVARPVVEQYIKTSIGPRAALRDFAKTARVMARFGPRLPGLVEDALVRQTQGLADELESKWTRRLGWGIAGLLTGAGGTLILMSIL